In one Nicotiana sylvestris chromosome 8, ASM39365v2, whole genome shotgun sequence genomic region, the following are encoded:
- the LOC138876315 gene encoding uncharacterized protein, whose amino-acid sequence MLEDAKGLWPELLLEVLWAYRTTPKTSTGETPYSLVYESDAVILVEVGEPSLRYSNESGPSNDKSRLQDLDEVEERRDMAQVRMVAQKQQAERYYNKKAKVRPLKVGDYVLKAKTHAAKDPNEGKLGTNWDGPYKITAAANKGAFQLETMEGKLLQNN is encoded by the coding sequence ATGCTCGAGGAcgccaaagggctatggcctgaGTTGCTTCTAGAAGTACTATGGGCATACCGTACTACGCCAAAAACTAGCACAGGCGAGacgccatattcactagtctacgaGAGTGACGCGGTTATACTCGTCGAAGTCGGAGAACCTAGCTTGAGGTACTCCAACGAAAGCGGACCAAGCAACGACAAAAGTAGGCTACAAGATTTGGATGAAGTCGAAGAACGAAGAGATATGGCCCAagtaagaatggtagcccaaaagcaacaagcagaaaggtactataacaagaaggccaaagtacgaCCGCTCAAGGTCGGAGACTACGTCCTCAAAGCTAAAACACATGCAGCGAAAGACCCTAATGAGGGAAAACtgggaacaaactgggacgggccatacaaaatcacggcgGCAGCGaacaaaggagcattccagttagagacaatggaaggaaaactactccaaaacaattag